GAGCTCCACCAGCGCGAGGTTGATGGTCGACTCATGACCGACAAAACTCGTGACTGCGGTGCGACCGAAGTCAAGGACTTCGACCGGATTGGTCAAGGTCAACCGACTGCCAAGTCGCAGCCCATGCGGATGCAACGTCCGCCAGAAGACCTCCCGCCGAAGTAACATTCGTTACAACGGCCTCCTCCAAGCGGCGATTATCAGAACTCACCCTGATAGTCGCCGTTTTCTTTTTCCTAATTTTTTTTACCGACTCCAGGGTGCTGCGTGTGAACGCTCGCGACAAATGCTGCTTTTCAGGTATACTGGGATGTGTTCATGATTGAGTGGAGGAAAACCGGTAGTCAGTGCATCACTCCCATGAGGGGGTGCTTGTTTTCTCGGAGTATCACGGTGTCTGGTCCATCCGTTAACCACTGTCCACATATATGAAGCATACAAAAATCATCGCGACGCTGGGACCGGTTTCTGGGAACAAGGAGATGATTGGCGCGATGGCGCAGGCGGGAGCGAACGTCTTCCGTCTGAATTTCTCACATGGCGATTTTGATTGGCGACGTACCGTCATCAAGGCGATTCGTGAAGTTTCGGCGGAAACACAGAACCCACTCGCCATCCTGGCTGATCTGCAGGGGCCGCGCATCCGGACTGAAGTTATGTTTCCGATTGACGTGAAGAAGGGGTTTGCGCTGCGGGTCTGCGAACTCGCCGAACGGATCCGTTTCGGTGCCGAGGAGCCAGTCGTCGCACTCGATACGCCTGGCGTGTTGGGCAAAGTCGCGGTCGGACACCGGCTCCTCATCGATGACGGGATCATCGGACTTACCGTCACGAACGTCGGTACGGGTTTCGTCGAGGTGCAAGCCGAAAATGATGGGACGATCAAAAATCGCAAAGGGGTCATCCTCCCAGATACACCGCTCGACCTCCCCATTCTCTCGAAGAAAGACAAAGAAGATCTCGCCTTCATCCTCGAGGAGGGAGTGGAGTATCTCGGGCTGTCATTTGTCGGATCGGTCGCGGATATTGAGTCTGTGAAGCGTGAGATGGACTCGATCGTCGGATCAGTAGTGCGCAAGCCACTCATCTGTTCCAAGATCGAACGCAAAGTCGCGCTCGAGCATCTCGACGATATCATCCGGGCGAGTGATGCGGTGATGGTGGCGCGCGGCGACCTGGGGATCGAGATGCCGTCGAGTGAGATCGCGATTCTCCAGAAACAGATCATCGCTGCGAGTCTCCGCGAGGCCCGGCCGGTCATCGTCGCGACTCAGATGATGCAGAGTATGGTATCGAATCCGCGGCCGACCCGAGCCGAAGTCTCGGATGTCTCGAACGCCGTCATCGATCACGCCGATGCCGTGATGCTCTCGGAAGAAACCGCTGCCGGCAAGTACCCGGTCGAGACAATTGCGACCATGAGGGAAATCATCGAGAAAACGGAAGAGTCGCCCTTTGATGACCTATACCAGACACTTGATCTGAACCTGAAGACGGAATACGCGGTGATGATCCGAAGTGTGTATGAATTGGCGCAGAGCTTCCGTGTGAAGGCAGTCCTCGTCCTTTCAGTGAGTGGTTTCACTGCCCGGCTCCTCTCGCATTTCCGGCCGGATGCGCGGCTCCTCGTCGCGACGAACTCGATGGAAACGTGGCGTGAGCTGGCGCTCGTTTGGGGCGTGGAGCCATACCTCTTTCCTGACGACCAAAAACTAGAAACTCTTATAGAGCGTTTTATCACGAGCTTGAAAACGCAAGCTGTGCTCGTGCCGGATGATCAAGTCGCCGTCTTTTATGGCCGGACGCCCGAGCAGACGACTATGAAGCTTGTCGGTATCCGGACGGTGCACTGAGCATAGCGGTATGCAATTTTTTCTGCCGACGAAGAGAAAGGCGTTGAAAAAACAGAAGGCAAACGTCGCGCTACGTATCCTGCTCATCACGGATGGCTTGGTAGTTTTCTCAGCTGCGATGCTCGGACCGATCTATGCACTCTTCGTCCAGGGCATCGGTGGCGATATCCTCGATACCGGACTCGCTGCGGGCGTTTTCACGGCCACCGCTGGTATCGTTGTTTTTCTCTCAGGCCGTTTCAGCGACCGGATCAGGGAGAGTGAGCTCATCGTCGCTGCCGGCTACGCTATCATGGGGCTTGGCTTCTTCTCCTATGCCTGGGTGCACACAGTCGTCCAGTTACTCATCGTCCAGGTGATCATTGGCTTTGGTCAGGCGCTGTGCTCACCTTCGTTTGATGCGCTGTATTCGAAACACCTCGATCCCGAACGTTCGGGTTCGCAGTGGGGGACATGGGAATCGATGAATTATTTCGCCGTCGCGTTTGGGGCGCTCGCCGGGAGCGCGGTGGTCAGCCTCTTTGGCTTCCCTGCACTTTTCATCGCGATGGGCTGCTTCGCCTTCACGAGCGCTCTCTACATCTATTTCCTCCCCCGGAAAGTGCTTTAACGAAGTGTTATCACCGCACCCATGTATGAGGGTGGTGGTATACTGGGAGTGGTAATTCATTTGGCTACATATATGGACGAAAACGCAAATGGTGCTCCGCAATCCGGAAGTACGGGGAGTACTGGACAGGCAGAGATGAAACAAGAAGTCATGGGGTTCATCGGCAAGGTCGAGGCCTGGCTCGATGAGTACATGGTGACCAAAGCCCCGTTTCAGATCCCGATGGGTGGGAAGGAATTTCTGGCGAAGATCGCTCCGTATCTCATCATCATTGGTGTCGTGTTCTTTGTACTTTCACTCCCAGCATTACTCGGACTTGGAGCTATGTTTGGTGGTTTGGGGATGATGACTGGCAGTGCCAGCTGGGGCTTTGCGGCCTTAGTGTCGCTTGCTACCAGTGTTATCACCGTCGGCCTCGAAGCGTGGGCGGTCCCAGGGTTGTTCAAGCGGACACATGCGAGCTGGCGGATTCTCTTTTACGCATCGCTCATCTCGCTCATTGGCGGCATCCTCTCGTACAATCCGATCGGTGCCGTCATCGGTGCGATCATCGGCTGGTACATCCTGTTCCAGGTGAAGGTGCTCTACAAGAACTAATGCCGGTAGTGAAGCGGGCTCATCTGACGAGCCCGCTTTTCATTTCTCGGAAAGTCGGCTAGAATGCCTGCGTTTTCCACTGGAAGCGTGGCCTCCGCCCAAGGCGGACCAGCCTCGGGCTGGGAGTAGATAAAATATGGAAAGGTGGTCCCGCTTGGCGGGATTGAAGTCATCGCCCAGCCGCTCTCAAAAAAGGAAGGAGTCAAGGAAGTAGGGTGGTTGCGGATGAGTACACTTGAAACAGTCAATTTGGAAAGGTGGCCGAGTGGTTGAAGGCACCGCTCTCGAAAAGCGGCATACCGGAAACGGTATCGAGAGTTCGAATCTCTCCCTTTCCGCAAAAGTGAAAAAGAGGTTGCCTTGCGCGGCTTTTTTCACTTCTATGATGGGAGAGATGAGAAGTTTATGCCCCGGAGGGGTAAATCTCTCCCTTTCCGCATCAAGCACATAGTATCGAGTGATCCGGACGCTATGGAAGAACAAAAGATTACATTAGGTAAAACTACGGGGAAACTAATTAAAATCCCCTGTATTCAATGTGACCAAAAGACAAATCATCAGGTCCTTTCGTCTGTATATAGCATTTGGAATGATAGAGATATATCGTGGGATTCTCATTTTGAAATAGTAAAGTGTATGGGATGTGATTTTATCTCATTTCGTTCAGCCTCCACTTTTTCTGAGGATATAGAGACTGACCCCGATACAGGAGAAGCTATTTACCCTATAACGGAAGAGTTGTACCCAAATCGTATTATGGGTAAGAGAGCAATGAAAGAAGCGTACTTACTCCCTTATCCTTTGGCCCCAATTTATAAAGAGGTTTATGATGCGATGTGTAGAAACTCTCGAATTCTTGCAAGTACCGGCATTCGAATTTTAGTGGAAGCGATTTGTAAAGCAGAAGGAGCAAAAGGAGCAGACCTAGAAAAGAAAATAGATGATTTAGTAAAAAGGGGTATATTAACAGCAGATAATGCAGAGACATTACACAGTACTCGTTTGCTTGGGAATAGATCTGCTCATGAAGGAGAGCAGTCAACAGCAGAGGAAATAGGTGTTGCTATGGATATTGTAGAGAATTTGATGCATAGAGTTTATGTTATACCTGTAAAAGCATCAAAATTACCACATCGAAAAATTTCTAAGTAGCGACCCGACCCCCTCAATCCATTCGTCGGCCAAGACCCCTAAGAAATCCCGGAGCGGCTTGATTTCTCAAAGCTCTAGACCGATGACGCCCGCACCGAGTATCTCGTATCGGATGACCTGGGAGCCTTGAAAGAGTTGACGAGAGAACAGACCTTCCGTATACTTATGGCGTCCCTAAGAAATTTGGGGGCGATTAACAAGTTAGGATCAACTCTATGACCCAACTTTTGATTGTCCCTCGTGCTCGAATAGTTTCGAAGTGAACTTAAACTCCTTCCGCAAGGTCGGAGAGATGGATTTTCGGAACTGTGATGTCAGCTATGAGGGGCAAGATATAGTTTTTCCTTACCTTTACTAAGGAAAGTGACGTCCGGCTTGAAAAAGCTTTGCTACAACAAAGCCTGGATACTCCTCAATGGTGTCGCTCACTTTAAAAGCGTAGAGGACCCCGTAAAGTCGTCGGGTATTACGAGTAAAGGAAAAGTCCGTTTGGGTTGTAGCCCAGCGGACTTTTAGTTTTTTCTCCCAAGACTGCCTCATTAGCCGCCGGGATGATTCCCAAGTCCGGGAGGTCTTGGTGTGAGACGGTCATGTGATAAAATGACATATATAAACACCTATGCTGAAGGAATTCAAACAATTTTTGCTCAGAGGAAATGTCGTCGATCTGGCCGTCGGTGTCGTCGTCGGTGCGGCCTTCGGAACGATCGTCACGGCTCTGGTCAGCGATCTCCTCACGCCGCTCATCGCTGCGATCGTCCAGGTGCCTGATTTCGGGGGACTGTCGTTTACGCTGAATGGCAGCGAGTTCAAGTATGGCCATTTCCTGAATGCCCTCATCTCGTTCATCCTCGTTGCGGGTGCAGTCTTTTTCTTTGTCGTGAAGCCGATGAATCTGCTCATCACCAAAGCCCGCCAGGAACCATCCGCTGACCCAACGACCAAGAAGTGTCGGGAATGCCTGAGCGAGATACCGATCGAAGCGAAGCGCTGCTCGCACTGTACCCAGGTCGTCGCCTGAACACCCCCCGTTTCCTCGCCGCGGCCACAGGCGTGCCTGATGTTCGGTGGCATGGTGCGCGGGTTCAGCGAGAAAACGCAGGCTCTGTGTCACATGAAGCGCCCGTCCGAAGGGCGTTTTGTTTTTTCTTGTGATAGCATACAGCTGCAGGGGATCAATTCAACACATATATGCGCACGAGGCCCAAGGTACTTCTTTCTGTTTCCGCCGCTTTGTTTATCTTGTTCCTTTTTCTCTATCTTTTTCTCTCGAATTTGATCTCGAAAAACTACGCTGATTTTGAGCGGGGAATCGTGAGAGAAGACACGGTGCGGGTACGTGATGCGCTCGAGAGTCGGCGCGATGACTTGTATACCAAACTCGGTGACTGGGCCCAATGGGATGATACCTACGAATTTATCGGCGATGGCAATCAAGACTATATTGACTCGAACCTTCAAAATAGCGCTTTCGAAATTCTGAAGGTGAATCTGATTGCGATCAGTGACAATGACGGGAATATACTGTTCTCGAAGAACGTGATCGCCGAAGAGGCACAGCCTTTTCCTGAGTCGTTGGCGGAGCTTGTAAAATCACATGTGTACTTCACCGATTCTCAGGAGGACATAGCCCACCAGGGGGTGCTCGCGCTTCCGGAGGGGACGGTCATGTTTGCCTCGCGACCGGTCACGACCAGTGACGGCCTCGCAGAACCACACGGCCGGATTTTGTTTGGATACTTCCTCGATGACGAAGACCGGGATGCGCTCTCAGTCCTGACCCACCTCAATATCGAGATACAGCGATATGATCGTGCGGTCGCCGATCCAACACGCAGCTCAATCATCGACGGACTGAGCCGGGAGGACTTCTTTGTCCCCAGAGTGGAAAGTACCGCCGCATCGATCGCGGGTTACACTACCGTGCCGGATGCGCACACCGGTGAGCCAGCACTACTCTTGGGAGCCAAGATCCCGAGAGATATCTATGCTCAGGGACAAGCGAGCAATCATCTCTTCCTCTGGACCATGGCCGTGGCAGGAGTGATCATCACTTTGGTCGTGTTGGGCCTCTTTGAGCTTACCGTGTTGCGCAAACTCTCACGACTCGAGCGCGGTGTGATCCGGATCCGGGACGGCGGTGAGAGTCGAGGGCTCATAGACTTTCCTGATTCGCGCGATGAATTCCGCTCACTTGCCGAGGAGATGAATCGCAGCCTCACCTCGCTCTACCAGACGGAATCTCGGCTCGAGGAGCAGCGGAATGAATTGAAGAAGTTTCAGCTGGCGGCGGAAAAAAGCTATAACCACCTGATTATCACCGACGAGAATGGCATCGTCATGTACGCGAATCCGGCGGCGAGTCTGAATACCGGCTATTCAAACGCGGAAATGATGGGGGGCAAACCCTCGCTCTGGGGCAAGCAGATGCCGAGAGAGGTTTACGAGGATATGTGGCGGACGATCAAGACAGAAAAGAAAAGCTATTCCGGTGAGCTTCTCAACCGACGAAAAGATGGGACGAAATACCTCGTGTCTGCCAGCATCACTCCGATACTCGACGATGACGGACAGGTGCGGTACTTCGTCGGTATCGAACGCGATATCACGGAGGAACGTGCCCAGCGGGAACGTGATCGCGAGAATATGCAGCAGCTCGAGAGTGTCAATGGCCGGCTCGCTTCGGAAAAGGCCCGGGCCGAAGGAATACTCCGCTACCTCCGTTCCATCGCTGAGGGTGTCTTTGCGACTGACCGTCGCGGTATGATCGTGTTTGTGAATGATGCAGCGGCAGCCATGATTGGCAAGACGCCATCCGATCTCCTGGGGGAACAGTCGATTGATTTCTTCAAGTTTTATATTGGCAGTGGGAAAGAGGCGACGCGAATATTGCCATCAGCGGACGCCCTGAAACTCGGTCACCCCCGACCCTTTCCCCGGGAGGCTTTCCTCGCTCTGTCCGAAAGTTCGACCCTGCCTATCTCAGGGAGTTATGCGCCGATTGTCGAGGCGGAGCATATCTCGGGGACGATCATCGTCTTCCATGACATCACGAAACAGCATGAATTAGAAAAGATGAAGGAGAACTTCCTTTCGATCGCTGCTCACCAGCTGCGCACACCACTCGGGAGTATGCGCTGGACGATGGAGTTGCTCATGAACGGCGATCTCGGGAAGGTACCAAAGAGTGCGCATGTGGCACTCACCCAGCTGTACGACAACAGCAGTCGTATGCTGACTATCGTGAAGGATCTCCTCAATGTCTCCAAGATAGAGCAGGGGCGGACGCAGGAAGCGTTTGCCAAGACCGATATCGTAAACCTCGTGGGTGAGGTCGTGAAGGCAATGTCTGGGGCAGCCAAGAAAAAGGGGCAGCGCCTCAGCCTCGAGAAACCGAAGGCGAACATCCCTGAGCTGGTCGTGACTCAGAAGCATCTTTTCGAGGCGATTGAGAATCTTATCTCAAACGCCGTCCGTTACAACCGGGAGAGGGGGAGCGTCGTGGTTGAAGTCCGGCAGGATAAGAATTTCGTCACCGTCTCAGTCACCGATACGGGTATCGGTATCCCAAAGACCGACCAGGCGAAAATATTCAGCAAGTTTTATCGAGCGTCGAATGCCGTGAGCCACTACACCGATGGCAGCGGCCTCGGCCTCGCTGTGGTAAAATCCTATGTAGAAGAAAATGGTGGCAGCGTTTCGTTTGAGAGCGAGGAGAATGTGGGGACGACCTTCATCGTTCACTTGCCCATCGAACCAAAAAATCCGATAATTTCCACTTCAAAATTCTAGTGTTATGGCCGATAAAAGCTATGTTCTCATCGTTGAAGATGACCCGTTTTACTCGAGCGTGTACAAAGCAAAGGTAGAGAAGGAGGGAATCCGAGCGCAGATTGTGAGCGATGGCGGCGCGGCGCTCAAGGCGATCCGCGCGGAAAAGCCGACTCTCGTCGTGCTGGACCTCATCATGGCGGGTAAAGACGGTTTTCAGACGCTCGCCGAATTGAAGGCGGATGCGGCGACCAAGGACGTCAAGGTCATCGTCCTCTCCAATCTGAGCCAGGAGGAAGATGTCAAACGTGTACTCGAACTCGGCGCGGCTGAATACCACATCAAGGCGGACATCTCCATCGAAGCACTCATGCAGATAATCAAGGGCCACATGGCCTAGGAACGCTATGGCCACACAAGTTCTTTCCCAGACGGCACTAGAGAAACTACTCACTGAATACCATCTCGTCACGGCGGAGCAGCTCGACATGGCCAAGGAACGCTGTAGCCGGGAGCAGACAAGTTTCGTCGAGGCACTCCTCTGGTTCGATTTCATTTCAGATGAACAGCTCGGACGGATTATCGCGGACGCGCAAAAACTTCCGTTCATCCAGCTTTCCGAGCAGACTATAGCGGAGGAGGTACTGACGAATCTCCCTGAAGTGGTGGCACGCCGCCAACGGGCCATCGTGTTCCGTGAAGATACTCGTGGGCTCGCGCTCGCTATGGCGGATCCGGGCAATCTGGAATTTGCAAACTTTCTCGAACGAAAAACCGGGCTTCGTGTCACGCGCTACTACGCGACTGATCGGGACATCACCGAAGCATTGACGCGCTATCACCAGGGTGCGATGGAGGCGATCGAGGAACTCCTCAGTAAGAGCATCAGCGAGGCGACAGCTCTCGCGGCGGACGCGATTGATCCGCCGATCATCCGCATCGTCAACACGCTGTTTCAGTACGCGTATCAGAATCGTTCGTCTGACATCCACCTCGAGCCCCGCGAAGGGGATGCGCTCGTCCGTTTTCGTATCGATGGCGTCCTGCATGACATCGTCCGGATCCCGGAGCACATCCATGCCCAGATCATCTCGCGTATCAAAGTGAGTTCCGGTCTCCGGACGGACGAGCATCAGACGCCCCAGGACGGTAAGTTGACCGCTCCCGTCGGTGAAGAGGAAATCGATGTTCGGGTCTCTGTCATCCCGATCACACACGGAGAGAAGGTGGTGTTGCGGCTTCTCTCGGACCGCTCGCGCCAATTCTCACTTACCAATCTCGGGCTGGCAAATGAGGATCTCGCCAAGGTGCGGACCGCCTATGGCAAGCCGTATGGGATGATACTCGTGACCGGTCCTACTGGCTGCGGCAAAACGACGACCTTGTACTCCATCCTGAAGCTCCTCAATCGGCGCAACGTGAACATCGTGACGATCGAGGACCCGGTCGAGTACGATGTCGAGGGAGTAAATCAGATCCAGGTGAATCCGGAAGCCAACCTCACCTTCGCCAATGGCATCCGGAGTATCCTCCGTCAAGATCCGAACGTCATCCTCGTCGGTGAGATCCGTGATGAAGAAACGGCCAAGATCGCGGTCAATCTCGCCATGACCGGCCACCTCGTGCTCTCGACGCTCCATACAAACAATGCCGCCACGGCGATTCCGCGGCTGATCGACATGGGTATCGAGCCGTTCCTCATCGCTTCGACCGTGAATGTGATCGTCGCCGAGCGCCTAGTCCGGACCATCCATCCGGCCTGTCGCATGAGCCAGGAAGAGACACGAACATCGATCGC
This is a stretch of genomic DNA from Candidatus Moraniibacteriota bacterium. It encodes these proteins:
- the pyk gene encoding pyruvate kinase, encoding MKHTKIIATLGPVSGNKEMIGAMAQAGANVFRLNFSHGDFDWRRTVIKAIREVSAETQNPLAILADLQGPRIRTEVMFPIDVKKGFALRVCELAERIRFGAEEPVVALDTPGVLGKVAVGHRLLIDDGIIGLTVTNVGTGFVEVQAENDGTIKNRKGVILPDTPLDLPILSKKDKEDLAFILEEGVEYLGLSFVGSVADIESVKREMDSIVGSVVRKPLICSKIERKVALEHLDDIIRASDAVMVARGDLGIEMPSSEIAILQKQIIAASLREARPVIVATQMMQSMVSNPRPTRAEVSDVSNAVIDHADAVMLSEETAAGKYPVETIATMREIIEKTEESPFDDLYQTLDLNLKTEYAVMIRSVYELAQSFRVKAVLVLSVSGFTARLLSHFRPDARLLVATNSMETWRELALVWGVEPYLFPDDQKLETLIERFITSLKTQAVLVPDDQVAVFYGRTPEQTTMKLVGIRTVH
- a CDS encoding MFS transporter, which encodes MQFFLPTKRKALKKQKANVALRILLITDGLVVFSAAMLGPIYALFVQGIGGDILDTGLAAGVFTATAGIVVFLSGRFSDRIRESELIVAAGYAIMGLGFFSYAWVHTVVQLLIVQVIIGFGQALCSPSFDALYSKHLDPERSGSQWGTWESMNYFAVAFGALAGSAVVSLFGFPALFIAMGCFAFTSALYIYFLPRKVL
- a CDS encoding DUF4145 domain-containing protein, encoding MEEQKITLGKTTGKLIKIPCIQCDQKTNHQVLSSVYSIWNDRDISWDSHFEIVKCMGCDFISFRSASTFSEDIETDPDTGEAIYPITEELYPNRIMGKRAMKEAYLLPYPLAPIYKEVYDAMCRNSRILASTGIRILVEAICKAEGAKGADLEKKIDDLVKRGILTADNAETLHSTRLLGNRSAHEGEQSTAEEIGVAMDIVENLMHRVYVIPVKASKLPHRKISK
- the mscL gene encoding large conductance mechanosensitive channel protein MscL, with protein sequence MLKEFKQFLLRGNVVDLAVGVVVGAAFGTIVTALVSDLLTPLIAAIVQVPDFGGLSFTLNGSEFKYGHFLNALISFILVAGAVFFFVVKPMNLLITKARQEPSADPTTKKCRECLSEIPIEAKRCSHCTQVVA
- a CDS encoding PAS domain S-box protein; translation: MRTRPKVLLSVSAALFILFLFLYLFLSNLISKNYADFERGIVREDTVRVRDALESRRDDLYTKLGDWAQWDDTYEFIGDGNQDYIDSNLQNSAFEILKVNLIAISDNDGNILFSKNVIAEEAQPFPESLAELVKSHVYFTDSQEDIAHQGVLALPEGTVMFASRPVTTSDGLAEPHGRILFGYFLDDEDRDALSVLTHLNIEIQRYDRAVADPTRSSIIDGLSREDFFVPRVESTAASIAGYTTVPDAHTGEPALLLGAKIPRDIYAQGQASNHLFLWTMAVAGVIITLVVLGLFELTVLRKLSRLERGVIRIRDGGESRGLIDFPDSRDEFRSLAEEMNRSLTSLYQTESRLEEQRNELKKFQLAAEKSYNHLIITDENGIVMYANPAASLNTGYSNAEMMGGKPSLWGKQMPREVYEDMWRTIKTEKKSYSGELLNRRKDGTKYLVSASITPILDDDGQVRYFVGIERDITEERAQRERDRENMQQLESVNGRLASEKARAEGILRYLRSIAEGVFATDRRGMIVFVNDAAAAMIGKTPSDLLGEQSIDFFKFYIGSGKEATRILPSADALKLGHPRPFPREAFLALSESSTLPISGSYAPIVEAEHISGTIIVFHDITKQHELEKMKENFLSIAAHQLRTPLGSMRWTMELLMNGDLGKVPKSAHVALTQLYDNSSRMLTIVKDLLNVSKIEQGRTQEAFAKTDIVNLVGEVVKAMSGAAKKKGQRLSLEKPKANIPELVVTQKHLFEAIENLISNAVRYNRERGSVVVEVRQDKNFVTVSVTDTGIGIPKTDQAKIFSKFYRASNAVSHYTDGSGLGLAVVKSYVEENGGSVSFESEENVGTTFIVHLPIEPKNPIISTSKF
- a CDS encoding response regulator, which gives rise to MADKSYVLIVEDDPFYSSVYKAKVEKEGIRAQIVSDGGAALKAIRAEKPTLVVLDLIMAGKDGFQTLAELKADAATKDVKVIVLSNLSQEEDVKRVLELGAAEYHIKADISIEALMQIIKGHMA
- a CDS encoding type II/IV secretion system protein — its product is MATQVLSQTALEKLLTEYHLVTAEQLDMAKERCSREQTSFVEALLWFDFISDEQLGRIIADAQKLPFIQLSEQTIAEEVLTNLPEVVARRQRAIVFREDTRGLALAMADPGNLEFANFLERKTGLRVTRYYATDRDITEALTRYHQGAMEAIEELLSKSISEATALAADAIDPPIIRIVNTLFQYAYQNRSSDIHLEPREGDALVRFRIDGVLHDIVRIPEHIHAQIISRIKVSSGLRTDEHQTPQDGKLTAPVGEEEIDVRVSVIPITHGEKVVLRLLSDRSRQFSLTNLGLANEDLAKVRTAYGKPYGMILVTGPTGCGKTTTLYSILKLLNRRNVNIVTIEDPVEYDVEGVNQIQVNPEANLTFANGIRSILRQDPNVILVGEIRDEETAKIAVNLAMTGHLVLSTLHTNNAATAIPRLIDMGIEPFLIASTVNVIVAERLVRTIHPACRMSQEETRTSIAESVGEEAGRLLFGDAEKPESTVRLYSGKGDSGCHGTGYQGRTGIFEVLEISDAVRTAIVQSATASDIEKLAVEQGMQTMLQDGILKAKQGVTTMSEVMRASKE